A region of Fimbriimonadaceae bacterium DNA encodes the following proteins:
- the mdtA_2 gene encoding Multidrug resistance protein MdtA, whose protein sequence is MRIEGSDGRIIIGCKVDSTISRKGNLKDVIHTEHNAYEPENEVYGSHMTYREPGEYVISQAVTLPDGKKTSVEFPVYVPALAGAATEAEHAHGPNYLLIIGGIVGGLLVLFGVYRLGQKNARVAGTSVLALSIIGGASLSKFAWAQEEEAGHMHGADGRHIVAPDAAKSAGPMLKAFPAPNQGESAEKTVDGIKFVLSIENEEMTPDPDLVAIGTEKAKLIGLQVVPVQFSAAGGGLQTTGRISANPNGMVMVNARAAGRIVSLGALPGTSVQRGQSLAVIESPELAEAQSAYRRAVAEVSQAQASVNIAQSGITSAGTRLSIAERTLTRQKQLAATGAFASPALEAARSDVSHAQAEVASFQTNVGGLEVRVRRLEEGVASGVVARRELEAAKSELETAKSNLVNARRQLTLAEEAQRREESISTKGLRNAKEVESAQAEVDLARAAVASSRNGLLQSRADLTRAQSLVRVSRDQIALLGGSPGGGNRVAINAPISGEVEHRNVSVGQTVATGQQLYDLLNAEIVWVLSDVYEVDIPKVRIGQKVEVVADALPGRSYPGEVAFIHNEVDEKTRTTKVRVIVDNPGERLKQNMFVRVQLGTGSAGQTLVPTAAVQTAGGVNLIFVEEMPGTYRKVVVQIGGTLGDRTIIKSGLEAGKKVVTDGAYQLSAMAAGG, encoded by the coding sequence ATGCGCATCGAAGGTTCAGACGGTCGGATAATCATCGGTTGCAAGGTGGACTCCACCATCTCGCGAAAGGGCAACCTGAAGGATGTCATTCATACAGAGCACAATGCCTACGAACCTGAAAACGAAGTCTACGGGTCGCACATGACTTATAGGGAACCCGGCGAATACGTCATCAGCCAAGCGGTGACGCTGCCCGACGGGAAGAAGACGAGCGTGGAGTTTCCGGTCTACGTTCCTGCCCTAGCTGGAGCGGCGACCGAAGCTGAGCATGCTCACGGTCCGAACTATCTGCTCATCATCGGCGGGATTGTCGGGGGGCTGCTTGTCCTGTTTGGGGTCTACAGGCTTGGCCAGAAGAATGCCCGCGTCGCCGGAACAAGCGTCCTTGCACTTTCGATTATCGGCGGTGCATCGCTTTCCAAGTTTGCATGGGCGCAAGAGGAAGAAGCAGGCCATATGCATGGCGCAGACGGTAGACACATCGTTGCACCGGATGCGGCAAAGTCTGCCGGTCCAATGCTCAAGGCGTTTCCCGCACCAAACCAAGGCGAATCGGCTGAGAAGACGGTTGACGGAATCAAATTTGTGCTCTCCATAGAGAATGAGGAGATGACCCCTGATCCCGATCTGGTTGCGATTGGAACGGAGAAGGCGAAGCTGATCGGACTTCAGGTCGTCCCAGTTCAGTTCTCGGCTGCTGGCGGAGGCCTCCAGACCACGGGTCGGATTTCTGCCAACCCGAACGGAATGGTCATGGTTAACGCACGGGCTGCGGGCCGGATCGTGAGCCTCGGCGCACTGCCCGGTACATCGGTTCAGCGCGGCCAGAGTCTCGCCGTTATCGAGAGCCCCGAACTCGCAGAGGCGCAGTCGGCCTACCGCCGAGCGGTCGCAGAAGTGAGTCAGGCGCAAGCATCGGTTAATATTGCGCAGTCAGGCATCACGTCGGCGGGGACTCGGCTTAGCATCGCGGAACGGACGCTTACGCGTCAGAAGCAACTCGCTGCAACGGGAGCGTTTGCATCTCCAGCACTTGAGGCAGCCCGCTCCGATGTTTCTCACGCCCAAGCCGAAGTTGCTTCCTTTCAAACCAATGTCGGCGGGTTGGAAGTCAGAGTTCGCAGGCTTGAGGAAGGTGTCGCTTCCGGAGTCGTCGCCCGTCGAGAATTGGAGGCCGCGAAGTCTGAACTGGAAACCGCCAAGTCCAACCTCGTTAATGCTCGAAGACAGTTGACTTTGGCGGAGGAAGCCCAGAGACGCGAAGAATCTATTTCGACCAAGGGATTGAGGAATGCCAAGGAAGTCGAATCAGCCCAGGCAGAGGTCGATCTTGCGCGGGCTGCCGTGGCGTCAAGTCGAAACGGCTTGCTTCAATCTCGCGCCGATCTGACTCGTGCCCAAAGCTTAGTTCGAGTGTCACGTGACCAAATCGCTCTGCTTGGAGGCAGCCCCGGCGGCGGAAACCGGGTCGCGATCAATGCGCCCATTTCCGGCGAAGTGGAGCACCGCAACGTGAGCGTCGGGCAAACCGTCGCCACAGGTCAGCAACTCTACGATCTGCTCAATGCTGAAATCGTGTGGGTACTCAGCGACGTATATGAGGTGGATATTCCGAAGGTTAGGATCGGCCAGAAGGTTGAGGTCGTCGCAGACGCTCTGCCAGGTCGCTCGTATCCCGGCGAAGTCGCCTTCATTCACAATGAGGTTGACGAGAAGACTCGCACCACGAAGGTGCGAGTCATTGTGGACAATCCGGGAGAACGCCTTAAGCAAAACATGTTTGTCCGAGTTCAGCTTGGAACGGGCTCCGCTGGTCAAACCCTTGTTCCGACTGCTGCCGTTCAGACCGCGGGCGGGGTCAACCTCATATTCGTCGAAGAAATGCCCGGTACTTACCGGAAGGTGGTCGTTCAAATCGGGGGGACGCTAGGCGATCGGACGATCATCAAGAGCGGTCTGGAAGCAGGCAAGAAGGTGGTCACTGACGGCGCTTACCAACTCTCCGCAATGGCGGCGGGTGGCTAA
- the czcA_2 gene encoding Cobalt-zinc-cadmium resistance protein CzcA, giving the protein MVAMTLMIIIYGLIAIPRMDVDVLPDLNRPVVTIMTEAHGMAPEETEALVSFPIETMMNGATGVQRVRSASSAGFSIVFVEFDWGTDIFRARQIVNEKLQLAQSRLPEGSVASLAPISSIMGEIMLISLSSKDGKTAPIDVRSLADFVVRPRLLAIPGVSQVVPIGGGSKQYQVLTTPERLKQFDVTLDELVEAARESNLNAGGGFFQEPQREAVIRIQGRVRDLEDIKKTPIKSVDGIPITIGQVADVEFAKGLPRGDASVNGKPAVILSVQKQPDSNTLLLTKELDKALNEISATLPGDVQINRELFRQEHFINSAISNVVKALGEAGVIVLIVILAFLMNIRATIISLISIPVSFILTLLLLSRFGININTMTLGGLAIAIGLVVDDSIVDVENVFRRLRLNATSSNKQNPLRVIYGASAEIRNSIVFATLIIVLVFVPLLSLEGMEGRVFLPLGLAFIFSMLASLIVSLTVTPALCGLMLRNAGASHHGDSKLVSFLKRINGPTVRWSLDHPWVVIGSTAVLTVGALAILPKLGREFLPKFNEGSLALSAILPPGTSLNESNRIGTIIEKAALTVPEVTHIGRRTGRAEMDEHAEGVNYSEIDIGLKDSKRGREAATEELREKLTKIPGVFVAFGQPISHRLDHLSSGVRAALAVKVYGADLSELRRLAADIEGTMKAIPGVVDLQVEPQIEVPQVSIEIERDAAARYGVTPYELAESLEVALAGHVVSQVLQGQRTFELVVWFTPEARNNLDVIQSTLINTPSGQRIPLSQLATVRRDTGPNTINRENVSRRIVVQANVEGRDLNSVVTELQSKMRPIQASWPRGYYIEYGGQFQAQQSAMSRILFLGIFTVVAIFLLLNVALRSWRMALQVMVNLPMALVGGVTVLYLTGGILSVASMVGFITLFGIATRNGIMMLSHYVHLMRKEGVPFSKEMIVRGTQERLSPVLMTALAAAFGLLPLAASQGEPGKELLQPIAVVILGGLVFSTFLSQVVMPALFWVFSRNEWEAYVPGTHVDVGGFDELSPMDHALEGEAS; this is encoded by the coding sequence ATGGTCGCGATGACCCTCATGATCATCATTTATGGGCTCATCGCGATCCCGAGAATGGACGTGGATGTCTTGCCAGACCTCAATCGTCCGGTTGTGACGATCATGACCGAGGCCCACGGTATGGCTCCCGAGGAGACCGAGGCCCTCGTGAGCTTCCCAATCGAGACAATGATGAATGGGGCCACCGGCGTGCAGCGGGTGCGCTCTGCCTCAAGCGCTGGATTTAGCATCGTGTTCGTTGAGTTCGACTGGGGAACGGATATCTTCCGGGCTCGCCAGATCGTCAACGAGAAGCTCCAACTTGCACAGTCGAGACTGCCGGAAGGCTCGGTCGCCTCACTCGCCCCGATCAGTTCGATCATGGGCGAGATTATGCTGATTTCTCTTTCGAGCAAGGACGGGAAAACGGCCCCAATCGACGTCCGTTCGCTCGCGGATTTCGTGGTCCGTCCTCGCCTCTTGGCGATCCCCGGAGTTTCTCAAGTGGTGCCGATCGGCGGGGGATCGAAGCAGTATCAGGTGCTCACGACCCCCGAGCGGCTGAAGCAGTTTGACGTCACATTGGACGAACTGGTCGAAGCAGCGCGGGAGAGCAACCTCAATGCGGGCGGCGGATTCTTCCAGGAGCCGCAGCGCGAGGCGGTCATTAGAATTCAGGGCCGTGTCCGCGACCTTGAGGATATCAAGAAGACTCCGATCAAGTCCGTGGACGGTATCCCTATCACGATTGGGCAAGTGGCGGATGTTGAATTTGCCAAGGGGTTGCCTCGGGGCGATGCGAGTGTAAACGGCAAGCCTGCCGTCATATTGTCCGTCCAAAAGCAACCGGATTCCAACACACTTCTACTCACCAAGGAGCTTGACAAGGCGCTTAACGAAATCTCGGCAACCCTTCCTGGCGACGTTCAGATCAATCGCGAACTGTTCCGGCAAGAGCACTTTATCAACAGCGCGATCTCGAATGTTGTGAAGGCGCTCGGCGAAGCGGGTGTGATCGTCCTCATCGTCATTCTTGCCTTCCTGATGAACATCAGAGCGACGATCATCTCCTTGATTTCGATCCCTGTTTCGTTCATTCTCACTCTGCTTCTCCTTAGCCGGTTTGGAATCAACATCAATACGATGACGCTGGGCGGTCTTGCCATCGCCATCGGCTTGGTTGTCGACGACAGCATCGTGGACGTTGAGAACGTGTTTAGGCGACTTCGCCTTAATGCAACTTCGTCGAACAAACAGAATCCCTTGAGAGTGATTTATGGTGCGAGTGCCGAGATTCGAAACAGCATCGTTTTCGCCACGCTAATCATCGTGCTCGTGTTCGTTCCGCTGCTCTCCCTTGAGGGTATGGAAGGGCGCGTATTTCTTCCCCTTGGCTTGGCTTTCATCTTCTCCATGCTGGCCTCGCTCATCGTGTCGCTGACGGTGACTCCTGCTCTTTGCGGCCTCATGCTTCGCAATGCGGGAGCGAGCCACCACGGTGACTCGAAATTAGTCAGTTTCCTGAAACGGATCAACGGGCCGACCGTAAGATGGTCGCTCGATCACCCTTGGGTTGTGATCGGCTCGACAGCGGTTCTGACCGTTGGTGCACTGGCGATCTTGCCAAAGCTGGGGCGCGAGTTCTTGCCAAAGTTTAATGAAGGATCGTTGGCGTTGAGTGCAATCTTGCCGCCGGGCACAAGCCTCAATGAAAGCAATCGCATCGGAACGATTATCGAAAAGGCGGCACTCACCGTTCCCGAAGTGACTCACATCGGCAGGCGAACCGGTCGCGCCGAGATGGACGAACACGCAGAGGGCGTCAATTATTCCGAAATCGACATCGGCCTCAAAGACTCGAAGCGTGGGCGTGAAGCGGCTACCGAAGAACTTCGGGAGAAGCTCACAAAGATTCCCGGCGTGTTCGTCGCCTTCGGTCAACCTATTTCGCACCGTCTTGACCACCTATCGTCGGGTGTTCGTGCAGCGCTTGCGGTGAAGGTATACGGTGCCGATCTAAGCGAACTTCGCCGCCTTGCCGCCGACATCGAAGGGACGATGAAGGCGATTCCTGGAGTTGTGGATCTTCAAGTCGAGCCCCAGATTGAGGTTCCGCAAGTCAGTATCGAGATTGAGCGGGACGCAGCCGCTAGGTATGGGGTCACGCCGTACGAACTGGCTGAAAGCCTGGAAGTTGCTTTGGCTGGTCACGTGGTCTCACAAGTGTTGCAGGGCCAACGCACATTCGAGTTAGTCGTTTGGTTCACGCCTGAGGCAAGAAACAACCTTGACGTGATCCAGTCGACGCTGATCAACACGCCATCTGGGCAGCGAATCCCGCTCTCCCAACTCGCAACGGTTCGGCGGGATACCGGGCCAAACACGATCAACCGTGAGAATGTTTCTCGAAGGATTGTGGTTCAGGCGAACGTCGAGGGCCGAGACTTGAACAGTGTCGTCACCGAACTTCAATCAAAGATGCGTCCAATTCAAGCTTCCTGGCCCCGTGGCTATTACATTGAGTATGGCGGACAATTCCAAGCCCAGCAAAGCGCGATGTCCCGCATTCTGTTCCTCGGAATATTCACAGTGGTCGCGATTTTCCTGCTGTTGAACGTCGCTCTTCGGTCGTGGCGCATGGCCCTTCAGGTCATGGTCAACTTGCCTATGGCCTTGGTGGGTGGCGTTACGGTGCTCTACCTAACTGGTGGCATTCTCTCGGTGGCTTCGATGGTTGGGTTCATTACCCTCTTCGGCATCGCGACCCGGAACGGCATTATGATGCTGTCTCACTACGTACATCTGATGCGGAAAGAAGGAGTTCCGTTCAGCAAGGAGATGATTGTACGTGGCACGCAAGAACGGCTTTCCCCGGTTTTGATGACCGCTTTGGCCGCCGCGTTCGGTCTCCTACCTCTGGCGGCTTCTCAAGGCGAGCCAGGCAAGGAACTCCTTCAGCCGATTGCTGTGGTCATCCTCGGTGGACTTGTATTCAGCACGTTTCTTAGCCAGGTTGTCATGCCCGCTCTCTTTTGGGTGTTCAGCCGTAATGAGTGGGAAGCGTACGTTCCTGGAACGCACGTCGATGTTGGTGGTTTCGATGAGCTATCCCCGATGGATCACGCATTAGAGGGCGAAGCGTCATGA
- the silP_1 gene encoding Silver exporting P-type ATPase, translating to MEHMRKQHIDPVCGMTVDPADAAGSFEHAGTTYYFCGKSCLERFKSNPEKHLAPEPIEAAEPQDVRLEYTCPMHPEIVQKGPGSCPKCGMALEPLHPAATVRKTQWTCPMHPQIVQDKPGSCPICGMALEPMEVSLGDENPELVDMTRRFWISTVLAIPLLLAVMPHLFGFDIAQWIPHGVLGWTQFALATPVVLWGGWPFFQRGWASVVHRSPNMFTLIALGTGVAWLYSVVGVIAPHVFPPSFRNKMGGVDLYFEAAAVITTLVLLGQVLELRARSATSTAIRALLDLSPKQARLVRDGKEEDIRLEHVHIGDTLRVRPGEKIPVDGMVIEGRSSVNESMITGEPMPVQKAEGDKVTGATVNGTGSFLMRAERVGSETLLAQIVKMVSEAQRSRAPIQKLADTVSGIFVPIVVLVAITSFVVWAMFGPAPAMAYAVINAVAVLIIACPCALGLATPMSIMVGTGRGAQAGVLIKNAESLEAFEKVDALVVDKTGTLTEGKPKLVAVQAFSDTSEEQLLQIAGGLEQGSEHPLAAAILAGLKERNIEPSAVTDFMSFTGKGVRGKSGLHDVALGNLALMEAVGAEVGHVAANAEAMRSEGQTVMFVAVGRTIVGLIGVADPIKTSASDALKSLHEEKIQVVMVTGDSKTTALSVASKLGIDEVHADVLPEGKIDIIKRLQSEGRFVAMAGDGINDAPALAQAQVGIAMGTGTDVAMESAGITLLKGDLTGLVRARRLSRATMTNIRQNLFFAFIYNVAGVPIAAGVLYPFTGLLMSPMIAALAMSLSSVSVIANALRLRSANL from the coding sequence ATGGAACACATGAGAAAACAGCACATTGATCCCGTGTGCGGCATGACAGTTGACCCCGCCGATGCGGCGGGGTCGTTTGAGCACGCGGGAACGACGTACTACTTCTGCGGCAAGAGTTGTCTGGAGCGATTCAAGTCGAACCCCGAGAAACATCTGGCCCCTGAGCCAATCGAGGCAGCAGAGCCTCAAGATGTGCGGCTTGAGTACACCTGCCCCATGCATCCCGAGATCGTGCAGAAGGGTCCGGGCAGTTGCCCGAAGTGCGGTATGGCGCTGGAGCCGCTTCATCCCGCAGCGACGGTCAGGAAGACTCAATGGACCTGTCCGATGCATCCGCAGATCGTGCAGGACAAACCGGGCAGTTGCCCCATCTGCGGGATGGCGCTCGAACCGATGGAGGTGAGCCTCGGTGACGAGAATCCCGAGCTTGTGGACATGACGCGGCGGTTCTGGATTTCGACCGTCCTCGCGATTCCGCTTCTATTGGCAGTGATGCCCCATCTGTTCGGATTCGACATCGCGCAGTGGATACCGCATGGAGTTCTGGGGTGGACGCAGTTTGCGCTTGCCACGCCGGTCGTGCTTTGGGGAGGGTGGCCGTTCTTCCAGCGCGGTTGGGCTTCGGTCGTCCATCGCAGCCCGAACATGTTCACGTTGATCGCGTTGGGGACCGGAGTGGCTTGGCTGTACAGCGTGGTCGGCGTCATCGCCCCCCACGTTTTTCCGCCTTCGTTCCGCAACAAGATGGGTGGTGTGGACCTGTATTTCGAGGCCGCGGCGGTCATCACGACGCTCGTCTTGCTGGGGCAGGTCCTAGAACTTCGAGCACGGAGCGCGACGAGCACCGCCATTCGGGCTCTACTCGACCTTTCACCCAAGCAGGCTCGGCTGGTTCGAGACGGAAAGGAAGAGGATATTCGTCTCGAACATGTCCATATCGGCGACACCTTACGCGTTCGCCCTGGGGAGAAGATTCCCGTGGATGGCATGGTGATCGAGGGCCGAAGCTCGGTAAATGAGTCCATGATCACCGGCGAACCGATGCCCGTTCAGAAGGCCGAAGGCGACAAAGTGACGGGCGCGACTGTTAACGGGACCGGGAGCTTCCTGATGCGGGCCGAGCGGGTTGGAAGTGAGACTCTGCTCGCTCAGATCGTAAAAATGGTGAGCGAGGCGCAACGATCGCGGGCTCCGATCCAAAAACTGGCCGACACAGTGTCAGGCATTTTCGTGCCGATAGTGGTGCTGGTCGCGATCACTTCCTTCGTCGTCTGGGCGATGTTCGGACCCGCGCCTGCTATGGCCTATGCGGTCATCAATGCTGTAGCGGTGCTGATCATCGCCTGCCCTTGCGCACTGGGTTTAGCGACTCCGATGTCGATCATGGTCGGAACCGGGCGCGGTGCACAGGCCGGAGTTCTGATAAAGAATGCGGAGTCTTTGGAAGCGTTCGAGAAAGTGGATGCGCTGGTGGTGGACAAGACGGGCACACTCACTGAGGGTAAGCCCAAACTCGTCGCGGTCCAGGCATTCAGCGATACGTCCGAGGAACAACTTCTCCAGATCGCGGGCGGTCTAGAGCAAGGTAGCGAACATCCGCTGGCGGCCGCGATACTTGCTGGGCTTAAGGAGCGCAACATCGAGCCAAGCGCCGTGACAGACTTCATGTCCTTCACGGGCAAAGGTGTGCGAGGCAAATCGGGCTTACACGATGTCGCCCTTGGGAATCTCGCACTGATGGAGGCTGTCGGGGCAGAAGTTGGACATGTGGCGGCAAATGCGGAAGCCATGCGATCCGAGGGCCAGACCGTCATGTTCGTAGCTGTTGGGAGGACCATCGTCGGTCTGATCGGCGTCGCCGACCCGATCAAGACGTCAGCATCGGACGCGCTCAAATCGCTTCATGAGGAGAAGATTCAGGTCGTTATGGTCACAGGCGACAGCAAGACAACAGCCCTGTCGGTCGCCTCGAAACTGGGCATCGACGAAGTTCACGCCGATGTGTTGCCCGAAGGCAAGATCGACATCATCAAGCGATTGCAATCGGAAGGACGGTTCGTTGCGATGGCCGGTGACGGGATTAACGATGCGCCTGCCTTGGCGCAAGCGCAGGTCGGGATCGCGATGGGAACAGGAACAGACGTTGCGATGGAAAGCGCGGGAATCACGCTCCTCAAAGGAGATCTGACGGGGCTGGTGCGAGCGAGACGGCTGAGCCGAGCAACGATGACCAACATCCGCCAGAACCTCTTCTTTGCGTTCATCTACAACGTGGCAGGGGTGCCGATCGCCGCTGGAGTGCTGTACCCCTTCACCGGACTTCTCATGAGTCCCATGATCGCGGCTCTAGCCATGAGCCTGAGTTCCGTTTCGGTGATCGCCAATGCGCTGAGGCTGCGGAGCGCCAACTTGTGA
- a CDS encoding putative type I restriction enzymeP M protein, protein MRGKKTAAAVPLSTRESLSSTIKTIRNIMRKDKGLNGDLDRLPMLTWLMFLKFLDDSEEMHKVSDELAGRPHKELIEAPYRWRDWAGKPDGLTGDELKAFINQDEAMRPDGTRGPGLFAYLKTRSGGRGDVLAYVFRELQNRMANGYLLRDVVNKIDEVKFTSSENIHTLSHLYESMLREMRDAAGDSGEFYTPRPVVKFMIQMLDPKLGETVLDPACGTGGFLVEAYEHIKEQARLAEHYRVLQEHTLFGNEAKSLPYLLAQMNLVLHGVESPNITIGNSLAVKLTEIGDAERVDVIATNPPFGGEEERSIQNGFPADKRTSETALLFLQLIMRRLRRQPKPGRAAVVVPDPVLSGDGMCARIKEELLNEFNLHTIVRLGSGAFAPYTDIPTNLLFFDRGGPTREVWYYEVALPEGKKKYSKTAPMLEEEFQPAIDWWSDRKESLRTWRVPADVIRENRFDLDVKNPNRADDRMLMSPEAILDRMSDQLKEASELVLEVRAILGVARE, encoded by the coding sequence GTGAGAGGAAAGAAAACCGCCGCAGCTGTCCCGCTCTCCACAAGAGAGTCGCTTAGCTCGACCATCAAGACAATCCGCAACATCATGCGGAAGGACAAGGGTCTCAATGGCGACCTAGATCGCCTACCGATGCTCACTTGGTTGATGTTCCTCAAGTTCCTCGACGACTCCGAAGAGATGCACAAGGTCAGCGACGAACTGGCGGGGCGACCTCACAAGGAACTTATCGAAGCGCCGTATCGATGGCGGGATTGGGCTGGAAAGCCAGATGGACTGACGGGAGATGAACTCAAGGCGTTCATCAACCAAGATGAAGCCATGCGGCCCGACGGGACCCGTGGCCCCGGTCTCTTCGCCTACCTGAAGACTCGTTCCGGCGGACGTGGCGACGTTCTTGCGTATGTGTTTCGCGAACTGCAAAACCGGATGGCAAACGGCTACCTGCTGCGCGATGTCGTAAACAAGATCGATGAGGTCAAGTTCACTTCGAGCGAGAACATCCATACCCTCAGCCACCTCTACGAATCGATGCTTCGGGAGATGCGGGACGCGGCAGGCGACTCAGGGGAGTTCTACACACCGCGTCCAGTGGTCAAGTTCATGATCCAGATGCTCGATCCCAAGCTCGGTGAGACCGTACTCGATCCAGCTTGCGGGACAGGTGGGTTCTTAGTCGAAGCCTACGAGCACATTAAAGAACAAGCTCGACTGGCTGAGCACTATCGCGTGCTTCAGGAACACACGCTTTTCGGGAACGAAGCCAAGTCGTTGCCCTATCTTCTCGCTCAGATGAATCTCGTGCTCCACGGGGTCGAGTCGCCCAACATCACGATAGGCAACTCGCTTGCCGTCAAGCTGACCGAAATCGGCGACGCCGAGCGTGTGGACGTCATCGCCACCAATCCACCCTTCGGCGGCGAGGAAGAGCGCTCGATCCAGAACGGTTTCCCTGCCGATAAGCGCACGAGCGAGACCGCGCTCCTCTTCCTGCAACTCATCATGCGCAGGCTTAGGCGACAGCCCAAACCGGGGCGCGCGGCGGTCGTGGTGCCCGATCCAGTCCTTTCAGGAGACGGCATGTGCGCTCGCATCAAGGAAGAGCTACTCAACGAATTCAACCTGCACACCATCGTGCGGCTTGGCTCAGGAGCGTTTGCGCCCTACACCGACATCCCAACGAACCTGCTGTTCTTCGATCGGGGCGGCCCGACCCGAGAGGTGTGGTACTACGAGGTCGCGCTGCCTGAGGGAAAGAAGAAGTACAGCAAGACCGCGCCCATGCTGGAGGAGGAGTTCCAGCCCGCCATCGATTGGTGGAGCGATCGAAAGGAGTCATTGCGAACCTGGCGGGTACCAGCAGATGTGATCCGGGAGAATCGGTTTGACCTCGACGTCAAGAATCCAAACAGGGCCGATGACCGAATGTTGATGAGTCCGGAAGCGATCCTAGATCGGATGTCGGACCAGCTTAAGGAGGCAAGCGAATTAGTCTTGGAGGTTCGGGCAATCCTCGGAGT